In one Fusarium keratoplasticum isolate Fu6.1 chromosome 5, whole genome shotgun sequence genomic region, the following are encoded:
- a CDS encoding Cytochrome b-c1 complex subunit 8: protein MRPTQILRSGDADPVNGHYLGNWGHFGGEKQRGIVTYGLSANRQNPWAGATHAAIFNTFRRTKSQIFFWLPPMLAGYYIMDWAVHRSEYLNSKAGRAEFADEEE from the exons ATGAGACCGACTCAGATCCTCCGAAGCGGCGACGCTGACCCCGTCAACGGACA CTACCTGGGCAACTGGGGCCACTTCG GTGGTGAGAAGCAGCGAGGTATCGTCACCTACGGTCTGTCCGCCAACCGACAGAACCCCTGGGCCGGCGCCACCCacgccgccatcttcaacaccttCCGCCGAACCAAGAGCCAGATCTTCTTCTGGCTCCCTCCCATGCTGGCCGGTTACTACATCATGGACTGGGCCGTCCACCG AAGCGAGTacctcaactccaaggctGGTCGCGCCGAGTtcgctgatgaggaggagtaA
- a CDS encoding Prohibitin: MAGAARALNWMYRMAVPASAAFFIGSQAIYDVKGGTRAVIFDRVSGVKETVVNEGTHFLIPWLQRSVIFDVRTKPRNIATTTGSKDLQMVSLTLRVLHRPNVKALPKIYQNLGIDYDERVLPSIGNEVLKSIVAQFDAAELITQREAVSERIRADLTRRAAEFNIALEDVSITHMTFGREFTKAVEQKQIAQQDAERARFIVEKAEQERQANVIRAEGESESADAISKAIQKAGDGLIQIRKIEASREIAATLSSNPNVAYLPSGKQGGQYLLSVGKA, encoded by the exons ATGGCGGGCGCTGCGAGAGCCCTCAACTGGATGTACCGCATGGCGGTGCCGGCCTCGGCTGCCTTCTTCATTGGCAGCCAGGCCATCTACGATGTCAAGGGTGGAACGCGGGCAGTCATCTTTGACCGAGTGAGCGGTGTCAAGGAGACGGTCGTCAACGAGGGCACTCACTTCCTGATCCCCTGGCTGCAGAGGAGCGTCATTTTTGACGTGCGGACCAAGCCCAGGAATATCGCAACCACGACGGGCAGCAAGGATTTGCAGATGGTTAGCTTGACCCTGCGAGTGCTGCACCGGCCAAACGTCAAGGCCCTCCCCAAGATCTACCAG AACCTCGGTATCGACTACGATGAGCGAGTCCTCCCCTCCATTGGAAACGAGGTCCTCAAGTCCATCGTCGCCCAGTTCGACGCCGCAGAGCTCATCACTCAGCGAGAGGCTGTCTCTGAGCGCATCCGCGCCGATCTGACCCGCCGCGCCGCCGAGTTCAACATTGCCCTGGAGGACGTGTCCATCACCCACATGACTTTCGGCCGCGAGTTCACAAAGGCCGTCGAGCAGAAGCAGATTGCCCAGCAGGACGCCGAGCGGGCGCGCTTCATCGTCGAAAAGGCCGAGCAGGAGCGACAGGCCAACGTCATCCGCGCCGAGGGAGAGTCCGAGTCTGCCGACGCCATCAGCAAGGCCATCCAGAAGgctggtgatggcctcatccaGATCCGAAAGATCGAGGCCAGCCGAGAGATCGCCGCCACTCTGTCGTCGAACCCCAACGTGGCGTACCTGCCTAGTGGAAAGCAGGGCGGTCAGTACCTGTTGTCGGTGGGCAAGGCTTAA